One window from the genome of Malus domestica chromosome 01, GDT2T_hap1 encodes:
- the LOC139194020 gene encoding uncharacterized protein: MNVVTLSSGKEVFEQPRMQKRTRKDINEQGELQTKNLEQDEASTETKKSLKATELNQKDSDKKVQVNLPLLDAIKQVPKYAKFLKGLCTNKRRFNDSEIVALSEEVSVVLQRKLPPKLKDIGSFTIPCVIGGKEFRRALSDLGASINLMS; encoded by the exons ATGAATGTTGTGACTTTAagtagtggaaaagaagtttttgAGCAGCCAAGGATGCAAAAGAGGACAAGAAAGGatataaatgagcaaggggagCTACAAACCAAAAATCTTGAGCAAGATGAGGCTTCAACAGAAACTAAAAAGTCTCTTAAAGCTACAGAATTGAACCAAAAAGATTCTGATAAG AAAGTCCAAGTGAACTTACCTCTTTTAGATGCCATAAAACAAGTGCCTAAGTATGCAAAGTTCCTTAAAGGGCTTTGTACGAACAAAAGAAGATTCAATGATTCAGAAATTGTGGCATTAAGCGAGGAAGTATCAGTTGTTTTGCAGAGAAAGCTGCCACCGAAGTTGAAGGATATcggtagctttaccattccatgTGTAATCGGAGGGAAAGAGTTTAGGAGGGCATTGAGTGATTTGGGGGCATCCATCAATCTGATGTCATAA